A stretch of DNA from Thermofilaceae archaeon:
TCGGGGTCTACGAGACGAGGTTCGAGCTGCCCAGGGGGGAGCTGCCGGCGCAGCTTGCCGCAGCCCTGAGGGGCTTGAGGGGGATGAGGCTGGAGTGCGTCAGGCAGCTGAACATGGACCGCGCCGCCTCGCTGACCTTCGAGAGGGGCGAGCGGAGGGTGGAGCTGGTGGTCGAGTGGGTTCGGGAGGGGAACGTACTGGTCGTGGAGGGCGGCCGGATCGCGGCCGCTCTGAGGCAGCGGGAGATGAGGGACCGGAGGGTAATTATAGGCGAGGTCTACCAACCGCCTCCCCCGAGGGGCTTGGACCCCCTCTCCCTCACCCACCTCGACGCCGCCCCTCCCCCGAGGCCGGGCCTCACGGCGGCTGCGCACCTCTCGCGGCTCGTCAACGCGCCCGGCGAAGTGGTGGCGGAGGCTCTGCACCGGGCTGGCTTGAACCCCCTTGAGGACGCGGCGAGGCTGGGCCCGGATAGGCTGTGGAGGGCGATGAGGGAGCTGGCGGGCATCTACCTGAGGGTCTTGAGGGGCGAGCTCGAGCCCCGCGTCGCGCTCAGGGAGGGGGAGGCTGTAGCCGCCTACCCGATCGAGCTCGAGCACCTGGCCGAACCCCTCGAGCCCGCGGGGAGCTTCGCGGAGGCCGTGGATAGGGTCTTCACACCGAGGCTCCTCCAGCAGCCCGAGCCCCGGGTGGGCGGGGCTGCGGAGGCGGAGCGGTTGGCGCGCGAGTTCGCGGAGAGGGCTGCGCTGCTCCGGAGGGCTGGGGAGAGGCTCATGGCGGACTCCGCGCGCATCGAGGGCATCCTGGAGGCCTTCAGGAGTCTCAGGTCGAGCCTGCGCTGGGATCTGGTGGCCGCGGAGCTCAGGTCGAAGTACCCGGAGGTCGTCGACGCTGACCCGGCGAGGGGGAGGGTGAAGCTGCTGGTCGAGGGGGTGGAGGTGGAGCTGGACGCTGCCCTGAGCGCCGCCCGCAACGCCTCCCTCCTCTTCGATAGGGCGAAGGAGCTGGAGCGGAAAGCCGAGAGGGCCGCTGAGGTGGCGGCCGAGATCAAGCCGAGGATCCAGCAGCCGGTGCTGAAGCTGAGGAGGGAGAGGAGGTGGTACGAGAGCTTCCACCACTTCACCTCGAGCGAGGGGTTCCTC
This window harbors:
- the rqcH gene encoding ribosome rescue protein RqcH; this translates as MKASLTALDFAALLREGLATVEGLRLQKAWWVGGGLALRLREPMAGERVLVLNPSIGVYETRFELPRGELPAQLAAALRGLRGMRLECVRQLNMDRAASLTFERGERRVELVVEWVREGNVLVVEGGRIAAALRQREMRDRRVIIGEVYQPPPPRGLDPLSLTHLDAAPPPRPGLTAAAHLSRLVNAPGEVVAEALHRAGLNPLEDAARLGPDRLWRAMRELAGIYLRVLRGELEPRVALREGEAVAAYPIELEHLAEPLEPAGSFAEAVDRVFTPRLLQQPEPRVGGAAEAERLAREFAERAALLRRAGERLMADSARIEGILEAFRSLRSSLRWDLVAAELRSKYPEVVDADPARGRVKLLVEGVEVELDAALSAARNASLLFDRAKELERKAERAAEVAAEIKPRIQQPVLKLRRERRWYESFHHFTSSEGFLVIGGRDASQNEAIVRKYLEPRDIFLHADIHGGPAVVVKSGGKQVGEATLREAAQLAASYSRAWELGLASVDVYWVVGEQVSKKAPAGEYLGTGAFMVYGRRNYIRGVKLELAVGVRVSDGSYDLLAGPPSALERECEALVVLEPGRVPREEAAGKIAEQLSSALRAKGLRARIPRHAVLQLLPRGGFYIARVRGSVDGRPPVL